The window CCTGTACGGCGTCGAAAGCGACCGTAACGTCATACTTGTTCGCCAAAAGCCTTTTCGAGAGCGTCCCGACGAAATCCGCGTCATCATCGATTATCAGTATTTTGCGGGCCATTATTCCCTTCCGTAACATATAGGCGTTAATTGATATCTCTGAATGATGTTATCGGCTACCATAAGGCTTCCCCCACCTACTTCACTATCATATATATAGACACCATCATCAGGCATGCCCCGAAGAGCTTTCGTAAGGCGTCAGCCGGTATGGACCCCGCCAGCTTAGCCCCCAAAAGCCCTCCGATAACGAACCCCAGGCACAGAAGAACGGCAGCGATGATATTGACGTGCCCGTTCCTGTAATACGTCCAGGCCGCGAGTATCCCTATGGGTGGCACCAGCATCGCGAGCGTCGTCCCCTGCGCCATATGCTGGTTGTACCCGAATATGTATATAAGGGCAGGCACGACTATTATGCCGCCGCCTATACCGATGAGTCCGCTCACCACACCCGCCAAAAGTCCCACAACGACCAGAAACATCCATACCCCCTGTTTTTTAGGACCTGTCCCCCGTTACGCCGTACCTATATACGGGCATTGTCCGCCATCCGCGATTATGCCGCAATCCATGGAACACGGCACCGCCTTGATCGATACCTCGCTCCCGGAGATACCTTCGGCTATGTCTTCCTCTATGACACGGGTTATTTCGTGCGCGCGCGCGAATGGCATCTCCTTCGGCATAATAAGTTTCATCTCGATGAATTTTTTGTGGCCCGCGGTCCTTGTCCGGAGATCCCTGAAATTGCAGAAATGCTCGGCGTTACGGGCAAGCCTCACTACCGTTTCCATCTTACTTGGTTCCTCAATGGACGCGTCGAGCAGGTTGATGAACGCCTTCTTCGCCAGGCGCGCGGACGGCACCGAAACGGCTATACTTATCACCAGCGTTATCGCCGGGTCGATGTACGGCACCACCAATACCAGGCTCGTCCTCTTCAAAAGTATAGCGGCGAGAAAAGCGCCCGCTATGGACGCGGATATGAAACCTTCCAGCAGGTAATGCGTGCCTTCGGCCTTTACCGCTGGTGACATACTCTTCTCGGCGTACTTAAATATGAAGAATGCCCCTATGAAATTGAGGGAAAGTCCTATCGCGCTCGTCAACAACCCGACCCATGGCAGTTCGATATGCCCGGGCCGGAAGAACGCGGAAAAAGCCTGGAACGACATTATCCCGGCTATACCGACAAGGATAATACCTTCCATAGCCTCGCACACATGCTCGACCTTACCGTAACCGTAATTATGGAACAGATCGGCGTCCTTGGTGGAAAGCTTAAGGGATTTATACAATATGACCGACACTATAAGCCCGACAACGGTAATAGCGAAATCCGTCGCTATGGCCAGGGAATGCACCACGACCAGCGCCACGAGCTTTACCGCGAAAAGCACTACGTTAAAAAACAGGCTGACCCTCGCAGCCCTCATCATGTATTTACGTCTTGTCCTCATATGCCGGGTCCCGGAATGATCTCAACTGTTTTATTATAAACCTTTTTCGCGTTTAATTTCATTAAAATATTATTCCGAAGGGAAATAGCTGCGTCTAATAGTTCGGGCCGCGGGAAATGAACATAAAAAGGCAGGGTTCACACGAATATCCGCCGAAACCCTGCCTCTTCATATATACGACCGCCATATACCGCCCTGGAATTATCTTTTCAGGACACCACCAAGTTCCTCATGATAGCTCTGCAAGGCCTTCGGGGACATCTCACGACCCTTCATCGCCCTTATGCCCTCCACGCTGGCGGAAGCGGCGGCTATTGTCGTCACATACGGCACCTTACGTTGTATGGCTTCTTTGCGTATATAACTGTCGTCATGCTGGCCGTACTTCCCTATCGGGGTGTTTATGACAAGCTTCACCTCTCCGTTCTTTATACTGTCCAGGATATTGGGCCGGCCCTCATGAAGTTTCTTGATAATGGTCGCCGGTATCCCGTTCTTCTTAAGGAATTTTCCGGTGTTTTCCGTCGCCGATATGGAGAACCCGAGCGATATCAGTTCTTTCGCCAATATCAGGATATCCGGTTTATCTTTATCCGACACCGTAAGGAGCACGTTGCCTTCAAGCGGGAGCCTGGTACCGGCGGCTTCCTGGGCCTTGTAAAAAGCCGCCCCGAAAGTGTCCGCTATCCCCATGACCTCGCCCGTAGCCCTCATTTCCGGGCCTAGTACGGGGTCGACCTCCGGGAACATATTGAACGGGAACACCGCCTCCTTTACACCGTAATACGGCACGTCTATGGTCTTGAGCTCGGGGAAATCCGAGAGTTTCTTTCCCAGCATCAGCATGGTAGCTATACGCGCTATGGAGATACCACACACTTTGGACACGAGCGGCACCGTCCTCGAAGCCCGAGGATTGGCTTCGAGTATGTAAACCTTTCCCCCGGCTATGGCGTACTGTATGTTCATAAGTCCCACCACTTTGAGCTCCTTGGCTATCTTGGCTGTATGATCCGCTATCGTCCTCAGGTGTTCCTCGCTTATGGTCTTGGACGGCAACGTACAGGCTGAATCGCCGGAATGTATGCCAGCGTGTTCAATGTGTTCCATCACCCCGGCGACGAAAGTGTCCTTGCCGTCACACAGGGCGTCGACCTCCGTTTCAAGGGCCCTTTCCAGGAACTTATCGATAAGCATGGGATACTCCGGGCTGACCTGTATAGCCTCAATAGCGTACTTCCTCAACATAGCCTCGTCATATATGATCTCCATACCTCTTCCGCCGAGGACAAAAGAAGGCCTGACCATAAGTGGATAACCTATACGTTCCGAGATAGAGAGCGCTTCTTCGAGGGACCGCGCTATCCCGCTTTCCGGCTGGGGTATCCCCAGCTTTATCATTTTCTCCCTGAAGTGTTCCCTGTCCTCGGCGAAACGAATGCTTTCCGGCGTGGTCCCGAGGATATTCACCCCCGCGTCCTTAAGTTCCTGGGCTATATTAAGTGGCGTCTGCCCCCCGAACTGCACGATCACACCTTCCGGCCTTTCCTTCTCGTATATGGCGAGCACATCTTCCAGCGTCAATGGTTCGAAATATAATTTGTCTGACGTGTCGTAATCCGTTGAAACGGTCTCCGGGTTGCAATTGACCATTATGGTCTCATACCCGGCATCCCTGAGGGCGAACGCCGCGTGAACACATGTATAATCGAACTCGATCCCCTGGCCGATACGGTTGGGGCCTCCTCCAAGTATCATTATCTTCCTGCCGGACGACACCGGTACTTTATCCTCGCTGGCGCAATACGTGGAATAATAATAGGCGGCGTTCTCCACCCCGCTTACCGGGACCGGCTCGAACCTGGCTATCTTGCCAAGGGAGATCC of the Candidatus Omnitrophota bacterium genome contains:
- a CDS encoding sulfite exporter TauE/SafE family protein: MFLVVVGLLAGVVSGLIGIGGGIIVVPALIYIFGYNQHMAQGTTLAMLVPPIGILAAWTYYRNGHVNIIAAVLLCLGFVIGGLLGAKLAGSIPADALRKLFGACLMMVSIYMIVK
- the carB gene encoding carbamoyl-phosphate synthase large subunit, producing the protein MPIRKDIHKVLIIGSGPIIIGQACEFDYSGTQACKALREEGYEVVLVNSNPATIMTDPGMADRTYIEPLTVESIEKIIQIERPDALLPNLGGQTGLNLSSSLYKNGVLKKYGVEMIGVKEDAIMRGEDRQAFKDTMSSLGLEVPRSKTCTTLEEAEKIAEELRYPVVVRPAYTMGGTGGGIVYNVEELRIQVARGLNASLVRQVLIEECVLGWEELELEVVRDEKDVKITVCFIENVDPMGVHTGDSFCVAPMLTVPKKLQEKLQEASYRIVNAIGVIGGTNIQFAHNPENDRLVVIEINPRTSRSSALASKATGFPIARISTKLAAGLTMSEMPYWKEGTLDKYAPSGEYVVVKFARWAFEKFSQAKDVLGTQMKAVGEVMSIAKNFKETLQKSIRSLEIGRYGLGGAKNFGTLSPEQLKERLAIPSSERIFLMYEAMRKGVTVDELYKLTKIGKWFINEMKELVEFEVSISKRPWQDISDGELIKAKEYGFADRYLAGLFKVPEKEVRERRISLGKIARFEPVPVSGVENAAYYYSTYCASEDKVPVSSGRKIMILGGGPNRIGQGIEFDYTCVHAAFALRDAGYETIMVNCNPETVSTDYDTSDKLYFEPLTLEDVLAIYEKERPEGVIVQFGGQTPLNIAQELKDAGVNILGTTPESIRFAEDREHFREKMIKLGIPQPESGIARSLEEALSISERIGYPLMVRPSFVLGGRGMEIIYDEAMLRKYAIEAIQVSPEYPMLIDKFLERALETEVDALCDGKDTFVAGVMEHIEHAGIHSGDSACTLPSKTISEEHLRTIADHTAKIAKELKVVGLMNIQYAIAGGKVYILEANPRASRTVPLVSKVCGISIARIATMLMLGKKLSDFPELKTIDVPYYGVKEAVFPFNMFPEVDPVLGPEMRATGEVMGIADTFGAAFYKAQEAAGTRLPLEGNVLLTVSDKDKPDILILAKELISLGFSISATENTGKFLKKNGIPATIIKKLHEGRPNILDSIKNGEVKLVINTPIGKYGQHDDSYIRKEAIQRKVPYVTTIAAASASVEGIRAMKGREMSPKALQSYHEELGGVLKR
- a CDS encoding cation diffusion facilitator family transporter; this encodes MRTRRKYMMRAARVSLFFNVVLFAVKLVALVVVHSLAIATDFAITVVGLIVSVILYKSLKLSTKDADLFHNYGYGKVEHVCEAMEGIILVGIAGIMSFQAFSAFFRPGHIELPWVGLLTSAIGLSLNFIGAFFIFKYAEKSMSPAVKAEGTHYLLEGFISASIAGAFLAAILLKRTSLVLVVPYIDPAITLVISIAVSVPSARLAKKAFINLLDASIEEPSKMETVVRLARNAEHFCNFRDLRTRTAGHKKFIEMKLIMPKEMPFARAHEITRVIEEDIAEGISGSEVSIKAVPCSMDCGIIADGGQCPYIGTA